One Pirellulales bacterium DNA window includes the following coding sequences:
- a CDS encoding BlaI/MecI/CopY family transcriptional regulator: MADKTPLELGKRERQIIETVQRLSEASVAQVRANLADAPSYSAVRTMLGLLVDKGWLKFRREGKRYLYRSAVSRERSQRTALRRLLGTFFGGSADDAVAALLDLSAADLSNEQWNRLTQMIEKARQDNKRESGS; the protein is encoded by the coding sequence ATGGCAGATAAAACGCCGTTGGAGCTAGGCAAACGCGAGCGGCAGATCATCGAGACAGTGCAACGTCTGAGCGAAGCCAGCGTGGCCCAAGTACGCGCCAATCTGGCCGACGCGCCCAGCTACTCCGCCGTGCGGACCATGCTGGGGTTGCTGGTTGACAAGGGGTGGCTGAAGTTTCGCCGCGAAGGCAAGCGGTATCTGTATCGCTCGGCGGTCTCGCGCGAGCGTTCGCAGCGCACTGCACTGCGCCGCCTGTTGGGAACCTTCTTCGGCGGCTCGGCCGACGACGCCGTGGCCGCACTACTGGATCTTTCTGCGGCCGATTTGAGTAATGAGCAGTGGAACCGCTTGACGCAAATGATTGAGAAAGCGCGGCAGGACAACAAGCGGGAATCGGGATCGTAG
- a CDS encoding alpha/beta hydrolase, whose protein sequence is MCRTRAILSLAITLGLFRSLLAAEPTEGFFQASDGVKIHYIEDGKQTATGAPVILIHGYTGTARGNWFSNGVAEALAKKHWVVAIDCRGHGQSDKPHDAQKYGPAMARDVVELMDHLKIPKAHIHGYSMGGFITGQLLASHPERFITASFGGSGVPEVDAEWKAKVPADKPGPDPQEAEAREKLAHHPERDEAALAAVRAYPWKPEERGKIDLTKVTVPVLAINGEFDGPHAKTARMQRELKDFQNVVLPGKSHLTAIMAGYIPPQYIDSLVAFIDAHDTKA, encoded by the coding sequence ATGTGTCGAACGCGCGCGATTCTATCTCTGGCGATTACCCTGGGATTGTTTCGATCGTTGCTGGCGGCCGAGCCGACCGAGGGATTCTTTCAGGCCTCGGACGGCGTCAAGATTCATTACATCGAAGACGGCAAGCAAACGGCCACCGGCGCACCGGTGATATTAATTCATGGCTACACGGGCACCGCCCGCGGCAATTGGTTTAGCAACGGCGTGGCCGAAGCGCTGGCCAAGAAACATTGGGTGGTCGCGATCGATTGCCGCGGGCATGGCCAAAGCGACAAGCCGCACGATGCGCAGAAATATGGGCCTGCCATGGCGCGCGACGTGGTCGAACTGATGGACCATTTGAAGATTCCCAAGGCCCACATTCACGGCTACTCGATGGGGGGTTTCATAACCGGACAACTGTTGGCCAGCCACCCAGAGCGCTTCATCACGGCGTCGTTCGGAGGATCGGGTGTCCCCGAGGTAGATGCCGAGTGGAAAGCCAAGGTGCCGGCTGACAAGCCAGGCCCTGATCCACAAGAGGCCGAAGCCCGCGAAAAGTTAGCGCATCATCCCGAGCGCGACGAAGCGGCACTGGCCGCGGTGCGGGCCTATCCGTGGAAACCGGAAGAGCGCGGCAAGATCGACCTGACCAAGGTGACCGTGCCAGTGTTAGCGATCAATGGCGAGTTCGACGGACCCCACGCCAAGACTGCGCGCATGCAGCGCGAGTTGAAAGATTTCCAAAACGTGGTGTTGCCCGGCAAATCGCACCTGACGGCCATCATGGCCGGCTACATTCCGCCGCAATATATCGATTCGCTCGTGGCGTTCATCGATGCGCACGATACGAAGGCGTGA
- a CDS encoding methylene-tetrahydromethanopterin dehydrogenase N-terminal domain-containing protein: protein MSKPNILIQLDTDDQPSVFDSVVAVDAGVEHLFRHHAITSENVRERVHGAIFTRGPDDLRNTALFVGGSDVARGEQVLSAIVASFIGPLRTSVMMDSGGANTTAAAAVLAAAKHLDLAGTTALVLAATGPVGQRVAWLLAREGASVRVASRRLARATDVAATISQKTQSARISACTVGKPAELAAALEGVTLIVAAGAAGVVLLPEETLAHAGELRVAVDLNAVPPLGIAGIKVTDKAVERQGVIYYGAIGVGGTKMKIHKAAIKALFESNDRVLDAPEIFQIGREL from the coding sequence ATGAGCAAACCGAATATCCTCATCCAGCTCGATACCGACGATCAGCCAAGCGTCTTCGATAGCGTCGTGGCAGTGGATGCCGGCGTGGAGCACTTGTTCCGGCATCACGCCATTACATCGGAGAATGTCCGTGAGCGCGTGCATGGCGCCATTTTCACGCGCGGTCCCGACGATCTGCGCAACACGGCCCTGTTTGTTGGCGGTTCAGATGTGGCCCGCGGCGAGCAGGTGCTCTCGGCCATCGTGGCGTCGTTTATTGGTCCGCTCCGCACGTCGGTGATGATGGACTCAGGAGGCGCCAATACAACCGCCGCGGCCGCGGTGCTGGCAGCTGCCAAGCATCTCGACCTGGCCGGCACGACGGCGCTCGTTTTGGCGGCGACCGGACCCGTGGGACAGCGCGTGGCCTGGCTGCTGGCGCGAGAAGGGGCCAGCGTGCGAGTCGCGTCGCGGCGTCTGGCACGCGCCACTGACGTGGCCGCCACGATCTCGCAAAAAACGCAGTCCGCCCGCATCAGCGCTTGCACTGTGGGCAAGCCGGCCGAATTGGCCGCGGCCCTGGAAGGCGTAACATTAATAGTGGCCGCCGGTGCCGCCGGCGTTGTACTGTTGCCCGAGGAAACCTTGGCCCATGCCGGCGAGTTGCGCGTGGCCGTCGATCTCAATGCGGTGCCTCCGCTGGGAATCGCCGGAATCAAGGTCACGGACAAAGCAGTCGAGCGCCAGGGCGTCATCTACTACGGCGCCATCGGCGTCGGGGGCACCAAGATGAAAATCCACAAAGCGGCGATCAAAGCGTTATTTGAATCGAACGACCGCGTCTTGGACGCGCCCGAAATCTTTCAAATCGGCCGCGAGCTTTAA
- a CDS encoding molybdopterin-dependent oxidoreductase yields MPTDGPWQITVCGAVAQSLDLSLAELQVFPHIHCQIDIHCVTRWSKLGVHFHGVSLAEILAVAAPTPAARFVSFVAHTARKHSTSLALADALALDTLIAWQCDGQPLEPSHGGPVRVIVPGRYFYKSLKWLRTIELLADDALGYWEREAGYHNIGDPWREERYIACNLTRQQLQIALSRRDFAGLNLLGLDARLHDLSGLNAHGALLRNADFRGSHLMDANFTEANLSNAHLGGAILCGARFMHADVEGADFSGADLRGADFTAASLLGTTFFTQESSAANPISAIIDASTTLPSAAVENLTPPQAEFVRASLTRPATPGR; encoded by the coding sequence TTGCCCACCGACGGTCCGTGGCAAATCACAGTCTGCGGCGCGGTAGCGCAATCGCTGGACCTGTCCTTAGCCGAGTTACAGGTCTTCCCGCATATTCACTGCCAGATCGACATTCATTGCGTCACGCGCTGGTCGAAGCTCGGCGTGCATTTTCACGGCGTGTCGTTGGCCGAGATCCTAGCCGTGGCAGCACCGACCCCGGCGGCCCGATTTGTTTCCTTCGTTGCCCACACGGCCCGCAAGCACAGCACATCGCTAGCGCTGGCCGACGCCCTCGCGCTCGATACGCTGATCGCCTGGCAATGCGACGGACAACCGCTCGAACCGTCGCACGGCGGACCGGTGCGCGTGATTGTGCCCGGCCGTTACTTTTACAAAAGCCTGAAGTGGCTACGGACGATCGAACTTTTGGCGGACGACGCGCTCGGTTACTGGGAACGCGAGGCCGGCTATCACAATATTGGCGATCCGTGGCGTGAAGAGCGCTACATTGCGTGCAACCTCACGCGGCAGCAACTTCAAATCGCCTTGTCGCGCCGCGACTTCGCCGGGCTCAACCTGCTCGGACTCGATGCCCGCCTGCACGACCTGTCAGGCCTGAACGCCCACGGCGCCCTATTGCGCAACGCCGATTTCCGTGGCAGCCACCTGATGGATGCCAATTTCACGGAAGCCAATCTCAGCAACGCCCACCTCGGCGGGGCGATTCTCTGTGGCGCGCGGTTTATGCATGCCGACGTCGAGGGAGCCGATTTCTCGGGCGCCGATTTGCGCGGCGCCGACTTCACTGCTGCTTCGCTACTGGGCACGACGTTCTTCACGCAAGAATCCAGCGCCGCCAATCCAATCTCGGCGATCATCGACGCCTCGACCACGCTGCCATCCGCCGCTGTTGAGAACCTAACCCCGCCACAAGCCGAGTTCGTCCGCGCATCACTCACCCGCCCCGCCACGCCGGGACGATAA
- the fae gene encoding formaldehyde-activating enzyme — translation MSMYVGEALVGEGNEIAHIDLLIGSKDGPVGAAFANALATQSEGHSNLLAVLTPNLAVKPATVLITKVTIKGMKQAVQMFGPAQAAVAKAVADQVAANVIPKNQAEQLVIVCGVFIHPQAEDDKKIYEFNYEATKLAIANALGNKPSVDEVVAGKDSAKHPFRGF, via the coding sequence ATGTCGATGTATGTTGGAGAGGCCCTGGTAGGCGAGGGGAACGAAATCGCCCATATCGATCTGTTGATCGGCAGCAAGGACGGCCCCGTCGGCGCGGCATTCGCCAACGCTCTGGCGACGCAAAGCGAAGGTCACTCGAATCTGCTGGCCGTGCTGACGCCGAATCTGGCCGTGAAGCCGGCGACCGTGCTGATCACCAAGGTCACGATCAAAGGAATGAAGCAGGCCGTGCAGATGTTTGGACCCGCGCAAGCGGCCGTCGCGAAAGCCGTTGCCGACCAGGTCGCGGCCAACGTCATTCCCAAGAATCAGGCCGAGCAGTTGGTCATCGTTTGTGGAGTGTTCATTCACCCTCAAGCCGAAGACGACAAGAAGATCTACGAGTTCAACTACGAGGCCACCAAGCTGGCCATCGCCAACGCTTTGGGCAACAAGCCCAGCGTCGACGAAGTCGTGGCTGGCAAGGACTCGGCAAAGCACCCGTTCCGCGGCTTCTAG
- a CDS encoding carboxypeptidase regulatory-like domain-containing protein, with the protein MAHISSFATSLDGQAPHALALLVFWGTCLLSFAWLLVRSLPRASSAVRYCVWQFALVGLLVLPTLFAFVPGIPLGLLLTPEWVAATGADENRFQSNAINRQMLPRHPAVDADISMAQNRGAFDVSTRPAQGQRPGDRQQTHDDGIEGASEVSGPDTQTPVAAISTAVITESEGRASSNTGAAWPRLGIAVPAAPVRFGMRLLVGLWAGGVVLLGLRLLWCVRYVSRMVRAAKQLDDARFEKVRSEISGRLPAARRVILLRSSRARVPVVVGVRQPRILLPMDCVAWSAEKIRIVLSHELAHVERRDVLWQLAARMAASLYWFHPLVWLAVRRMREERERACDDRVLSVGVEALDYAKGLVEVAAALGGRPARLVGGIGMAEHCELEDRVRAILDRASPRHPASARFRRGLLLSTTIVVLTLGVLRPFSPLPGGAAEPAVNESKVPDAAPEPASATTDKSRAADEETKSTAKASAAAPAPAAVPHRSDGKVVSTKGSMLIRVVGSEGQPLPRANILASIWTDEKDFKATRNYTCDEEGKVEIVLPKTLTILRIWSRKAGFAPLFVQWWPDKEADGNLIPDEFTFQMQPGTLLGGVVKNDDGQPIVGAEVEVRYDRGGIAEHPEQRAVFDAWLSSGPISIRTDAEGRWTLRNAPPGDDVAVQIKLSHPDYINDREWGQLQREQFITTKALRAQSAEIVMHRGLSLGGTITDSEGRPVVGALAIWGDRPYWEHRPHQEVRTDERGEYRFPQLPVGKVRVTIVAKNWMPEMRMVEITQQNAPQDFQLKPGKTLRVQLVDVAGAPIKKGYFGVASWRGAESLYNEDHPNVLDSQIPRHPGDNGIYEWTWAPDDAVKFRVSTPGDYVSSEVDFTASDEVQVLTMYPQLRIAGTVKDANTGQPIEQFATTPIIHFRPDFPSVEHDQLAPQTNGKFEVQFDRTDIQHGLQIEAPGYVTLRVGPYKIGETVPELQLRMQPASRFVGRVVDQADKSVAGAKVFVGSYSEHLYLSDLERKDGGRSDNYWVSTNEKGEFEIAHQLERYCLVVVSPDGYGEADRQAGGLPGELRIRRWAKVHGRLLQHGKAVAPHTVRLDPIRDQGGDAPRGHVGLYATTNQDGEYHFDRVPPIPCRVQASIHWSVDGPLKSSRSVPIDPAPGDDLTVDLGGGGAEVTGRLQLDPPEAGFDYHFGLNYLLARRPGVTPPSVVADKGFDWRQGWSDSWTSTSEGSVYLLTLHHYYVKPDPDGRFQISGVEPGEYDLAFRLYGSTEGCLVHPVGMRVVRFTVKPGEATVDLGSITVPTSPALHVGDAAPDFDFVDSAGHSAKLSELRGKYILVDFWASWCGPCVAKLGDVEQLRQRYAEGLGMIVIGANLDQDRGRATEFLSGRKLPWRHALLGDWSTTEIPKRFAVSSLPTYVLIDPQGRVMVHDHSLDVVAEKLAEVAKEPAGK; encoded by the coding sequence ATGGCACATATCAGTTCATTCGCCACTTCGCTGGATGGACAAGCTCCGCACGCTTTGGCGTTGCTTGTCTTTTGGGGCACGTGCCTGCTGAGCTTTGCTTGGTTGCTGGTGAGGTCGTTGCCGCGCGCCTCGTCGGCCGTGCGCTATTGTGTCTGGCAATTCGCCTTGGTGGGACTGTTGGTCCTGCCCACCTTATTTGCTTTTGTGCCCGGTATTCCCTTGGGATTGTTGCTGACACCGGAATGGGTGGCTGCGACAGGGGCAGACGAAAACAGATTCCAGTCGAACGCGATTAATCGGCAGATGTTGCCAAGGCATCCGGCGGTAGATGCGGACATTTCAATGGCGCAAAATCGAGGGGCATTCGACGTTTCGACGCGTCCGGCCCAGGGGCAGCGGCCGGGCGATCGACAGCAGACGCACGACGATGGCATCGAGGGCGCAAGCGAGGTGTCAGGGCCAGATACGCAGACGCCGGTTGCCGCCATTTCAACTGCAGTAATTACTGAATCAGAAGGACGTGCGTCGTCAAATACCGGCGCAGCATGGCCGCGGCTCGGAATCGCTGTTCCCGCGGCGCCGGTGCGGTTTGGCATGCGGCTGCTGGTAGGATTGTGGGCGGGCGGCGTTGTGCTTCTCGGCCTGCGGTTGCTGTGGTGCGTGAGATATGTTTCTCGCATGGTTCGCGCGGCTAAACAGCTCGACGATGCAAGATTTGAAAAAGTTCGCAGCGAGATTTCTGGGCGATTGCCGGCCGCGAGGCGAGTGATTTTGTTACGATCGTCGCGAGCCCGGGTGCCAGTCGTCGTCGGCGTGCGGCAGCCGCGGATTCTGCTGCCGATGGACTGTGTCGCATGGTCGGCCGAGAAGATCCGCATTGTCTTGTCGCACGAGTTGGCCCACGTCGAGCGGCGCGATGTGCTGTGGCAGCTGGCTGCGCGAATGGCCGCCTCGTTGTATTGGTTTCATCCGCTCGTGTGGCTTGCCGTGCGGCGGATGCGCGAAGAACGAGAACGGGCTTGCGATGATAGGGTCCTGTCCGTGGGCGTCGAGGCGCTCGATTACGCGAAGGGGCTAGTGGAAGTCGCCGCGGCACTGGGCGGGCGGCCGGCGCGGCTGGTCGGCGGCATTGGAATGGCTGAGCATTGCGAGCTGGAAGACCGCGTCCGTGCGATTCTTGATCGTGCGTCGCCGCGCCATCCGGCGTCGGCACGGTTTCGTCGCGGATTGTTGCTCTCGACAACGATCGTCGTGCTGACACTAGGCGTGCTACGCCCATTCAGCCCTCTCCCTGGGGGCGCCGCGGAGCCTGCTGTCAACGAGAGCAAAGTGCCCGATGCGGCCCCAGAGCCCGCGTCGGCCACAACGGACAAATCGAGGGCGGCCGACGAGGAAACGAAGTCCACTGCCAAGGCTTCGGCGGCAGCACCGGCACCAGCGGCAGTGCCACATCGCTCTGACGGCAAAGTGGTCAGCACCAAGGGGAGCATGCTGATCCGTGTCGTCGGGTCCGAAGGCCAGCCATTGCCGCGCGCGAACATCTTGGCGTCGATTTGGACCGACGAGAAGGACTTCAAAGCCACGCGGAACTACACGTGCGACGAGGAAGGAAAGGTCGAGATCGTGCTGCCGAAGACCTTGACGATTCTCCGCATCTGGTCGCGCAAAGCAGGCTTCGCACCGCTATTCGTACAGTGGTGGCCAGATAAGGAAGCGGACGGAAATCTGATTCCCGACGAGTTCACGTTTCAAATGCAGCCGGGCACGCTGCTGGGTGGCGTCGTGAAGAACGATGATGGTCAACCGATTGTGGGGGCCGAGGTCGAAGTTCGCTACGATCGAGGCGGCATTGCCGAACATCCCGAGCAGCGGGCCGTCTTCGATGCATGGCTCTCGTCGGGGCCGATCTCAATTCGTACCGATGCCGAAGGGCGGTGGACATTGCGGAACGCGCCGCCAGGAGACGACGTCGCAGTGCAAATCAAGCTTAGCCATCCCGATTACATTAATGACCGCGAATGGGGGCAGCTGCAGCGCGAGCAGTTCATCACCACCAAGGCCCTGCGCGCCCAGTCGGCCGAGATCGTGATGCATCGTGGTCTTTCGCTGGGCGGAACGATTACCGATTCCGAAGGAAGGCCCGTTGTCGGTGCGCTGGCGATCTGGGGCGACCGTCCGTATTGGGAGCATCGGCCGCACCAAGAAGTTCGCACCGACGAACGGGGAGAGTATCGGTTCCCACAACTGCCGGTGGGGAAAGTTCGCGTCACGATCGTGGCCAAGAATTGGATGCCGGAAATGCGCATGGTTGAAATCACACAACAGAACGCGCCGCAGGATTTCCAATTGAAGCCGGGCAAGACATTGCGGGTCCAGCTGGTGGATGTCGCTGGCGCGCCGATCAAGAAGGGATATTTCGGGGTAGCAAGTTGGCGCGGCGCAGAGTCGCTCTATAACGAGGATCACCCCAACGTCCTCGATTCGCAGATTCCACGGCATCCAGGTGATAACGGCATCTACGAATGGACCTGGGCACCAGACGATGCGGTGAAGTTTCGGGTTTCGACGCCGGGCGATTACGTTTCGAGCGAAGTCGACTTTACGGCCAGCGACGAAGTGCAAGTTCTCACGATGTACCCGCAATTGCGCATTGCCGGCACGGTGAAGGATGCGAATACGGGCCAGCCCATCGAGCAATTCGCCACGACGCCGATCATTCATTTCCGGCCGGACTTCCCATCGGTCGAGCATGACCAACTTGCGCCGCAAACGAACGGCAAGTTCGAGGTGCAATTCGACCGCACCGACATACAGCATGGATTGCAGATCGAAGCGCCTGGCTATGTCACCTTGCGCGTGGGCCCCTACAAGATCGGCGAGACCGTGCCCGAGTTGCAATTGCGAATGCAGCCTGCGAGCCGATTTGTAGGTCGCGTCGTCGACCAAGCAGACAAGTCCGTGGCCGGAGCCAAGGTCTTCGTGGGAAGCTATTCCGAGCATTTGTACTTGAGTGATTTGGAACGAAAAGACGGCGGACGCTCTGACAACTATTGGGTCAGCACAAACGAAAAGGGAGAATTCGAGATCGCCCACCAGCTGGAACGCTATTGCCTCGTCGTGGTATCGCCCGACGGGTATGGCGAAGCCGATCGGCAAGCCGGCGGGCTGCCTGGCGAGTTGCGCATTCGCCGCTGGGCCAAGGTCCACGGGCGATTACTGCAACATGGCAAGGCAGTAGCGCCGCATACGGTGAGGCTGGATCCGATACGCGATCAGGGTGGGGACGCTCCGCGCGGCCATGTCGGCTTGTATGCGACGACGAACCAAGACGGCGAGTACCATTTCGACCGCGTGCCGCCAATTCCCTGTCGCGTGCAGGCCAGCATCCATTGGTCGGTCGACGGGCCGTTGAAATCGAGTCGTTCGGTCCCCATCGATCCGGCGCCGGGGGACGATCTGACGGTCGATCTGGGAGGGGGCGGCGCCGAGGTGACAGGTCGCTTGCAGCTCGACCCTCCGGAGGCGGGCTTTGACTATCACTTTGGACTGAACTATCTGCTGGCACGCCGACCCGGCGTCACGCCGCCGTCCGTGGTGGCGGACAAAGGCTTCGACTGGCGCCAGGGGTGGAGCGACTCGTGGACCAGCACGTCGGAGGGAAGCGTCTATCTGCTGACGCTACATCACTATTACGTGAAGCCCGATCCCGATGGACGATTTCAGATTTCCGGGGTCGAGCCGGGGGAATACGATCTGGCCTTTCGACTGTACGGATCGACCGAGGGTTGCCTGGTGCACCCCGTGGGAATGCGCGTTGTTCGCTTTACGGTAAAGCCTGGCGAGGCGACGGTCGATCTGGGTTCGATCACCGTACCGACCAGTCCGGCACTGCACGTGGGAGACGCAGCCCCGGATTTTGATTTCGTTGATTCGGCGGGGCACAGCGCGAAGCTATCGGAACTGCGCGGTAAATACATTTTGGTCGACTTTTGGGCTTCGTGGTGTGGTCCCTGCGTGGCGAAACTCGGCGATGTCGAGCAGCTACGGCAGCGCTATGCCGAGGGGCTGGGGATGATCGTCATCGGTGCCAACTTGGATCAGGACCGCGGGCGTGCCACGGAATTCCTGAGCGGGCGCAAGCTGCCCTGGCGGCACGCCCTGCTGGGCGACTGGTCGACGACCGAAATTCCCAAGAGGTTCGCAGTGTCGAGTCTACCGACGTATGTGCTGATCGACCCGCAGGGACGTGTGATGGTGCATGACCACTCGCTGGACGTGGTGGCCGAGAAGCTGGCTGAAGTGGCCAAAGAGCCTGCTGGCAAGTAG
- a CDS encoding ATP-binding protein, which yields MSSTWRTEQVIPSENLAGKRVLDEVLEQLASHDWEQRDIFGVHLALEEAIVNAIKHGNRCDSSKTVHVVCELTHDRLFILIKDEGPGFNPDAIPDCTDRDNIERPCGRGVLLMRSFMSSVEFRDKGNCVVMTKERQPGDAA from the coding sequence ATGAGCTCGACTTGGAGGACGGAACAAGTCATTCCAAGCGAAAACCTGGCCGGCAAGCGCGTTCTGGACGAAGTTCTTGAGCAGCTTGCTTCGCACGACTGGGAACAGCGCGACATCTTCGGCGTGCACCTGGCCCTGGAGGAAGCGATCGTCAATGCCATCAAGCATGGCAACCGCTGTGACAGCTCGAAGACTGTTCACGTCGTTTGCGAGCTGACCCACGATCGGCTTTTCATCTTGATCAAGGACGAAGGACCGGGCTTCAACCCCGACGCGATTCCCGACTGCACCGACCGTGACAATATCGAGCGTCCCTGTGGTCGCGGGGTGCTATTGATGCGCAGCTTCATGTCGAGCGTCGAATTTCGCGACAAGGGAAACTGCGTCGTCATGACGAAAGAGCGCCAGCCAGGCGACGCGGCATAG